From the Ignavibacteria bacterium genome, the window GATTTTTAAAAGGTGGGCTGCTAATGTGGCCCATTTTTTTGTGCTCAATTGTTGCACTCGCAGTTATTATTGAAAGATATTTTGTTTTAAGACAAGCATCTGTCAATGTCCCTCGTTTCATGATTCAAGTCCGTGAACATGTTAAACGCGGTGACGTTGTTGAAGCAATTAATTATTGTTCAGAGTACAATTCTCCAATCTCGAATATTGTAAGAAAAGGTCTTACAAAATATCATTTCGGAACAGAACGAGTGAAAGAATCTATCGAAAGTGCTGGCAGACAAGAAGTCTACAAACTTGAAAAAGGATTATCTATTCTTGCTACAATCTCTGGAGTGGCGCCACTATTGGGATTTTTGGGAACGGTTACCGGAATGATCTCAGCATTTATCAAAGTCGAAACTCTCGGTGGAAATGCCAGTCCAAGTGATCTCGCAGGAGGAATTTGGGAAGCTCTTGTAACAACTGCATTTGGATTAGTTGTCGGAATTTTTGCTTATCTCTTCTACAATTTCTTCATTACGCGTGTAACGAAATTAGTTTCTGAAATGGAGATCACTTCCACTGATTTCATTGATCTTCTGCATGAGAAAGATTCCGGGAAGAATTAGTAAATGAAATTCGAAACTGATAATAAATTATTGACAGCGTTCAATTTTTCATCGCTTACGGAT encodes:
- a CDS encoding MotA/TolQ/ExbB proton channel family protein gives rise to the protein MDLLQGFLKGGLLMWPIFLCSIVALAVIIERYFVLRQASVNVPRFMIQVREHVKRGDVVEAINYCSEYNSPISNIVRKGLTKYHFGTERVKESIESAGRQEVYKLEKGLSILATISGVAPLLGFLGTVTGMISAFIKVETLGGNASPSDLAGGIWEALVTTAFGLVVGIFAYLFYNFFITRVTKLVSEMEITSTDFIDLLHEKDSGKN